One stretch of Prunus persica cultivar Lovell chromosome G1, Prunus_persica_NCBIv2, whole genome shotgun sequence DNA includes these proteins:
- the LOC18790610 gene encoding serine/threonine-protein kinase STY8, translated as MALAPKIDVKSLDEKLENLYRLYSMKKKKELHDEESNKVINMRAMGTKEAPQEEWQMIIREKLVVKQVFARGGFGSVHKGIYDGQEVAVKVMEWGEDGRTKSEIASLKKDFRQEVSIWHKLDHPNITKCIGATTDIDSASVITEYLSGGTLKAFLIQHRKKKLSLKTVNRLAVDLAKGLSFLHSKNIVHRDVKTENVLLDKDGRVKIADFGVARLEASNLAEMTGYTGTPGYMAPEVLECKPYNRKCDVYSFGICLWEMYCCDMPYPNITFSELTSAVVYKNLRPEIPKQCPSSLAKVMKQCWDGEPKRRPEMEEVVSMLEAINTSNSAPSGCFSFFGSRR; from the exons ATGGCTTTGGCACCCAAGATTGACGTGAAAAGTTTGGACGAAAAGTTAGAGAATCTCTACCGACTGTACtctatgaagaagaagaaagagttgCATGACGAAGAAAGCAACAAAGTCATCAACATGAGAGCCATGGGGACCAAAGAAGCTCCTCAAGAAGAATGGCAAATGATCATTCGAGAGAAACTTGTCGTGAAACAAGTTTTTGCCCGTGGAGGCTTCGGGTCTGTGCATAAAGGCATCTATGATGGACAAGAAGTTGCAG TCAAAGTGATGGAGTGGGGAGAAGACGGCcgaacaaaatctgaaatagCTTCTTTGAAGAAAGATTTTAGGCAGGAGGTTTCTATTTGGCATAAGCTTGATCATCCTAACATTACTAAG TGTATTGGAGCCACAACGGATATCGACTCTGCCTCTGTTATTACTGAGTATCTTTCTGGAGGAACCCTAAAAGCCTTCCTCATCCAACACCggaaaaagaaattgtctCTCAAGACAGTTAACCGACTAGCCGTTGATCTTGCTAAAGg ATTGAGTTTTTTGCACTCCAAGAACATTGTTCATAGAGACgtgaaaacagaaaatgtgCTTCTTGATAAGGATGGTAGGGTGAAGATAGCAGACTTTGGAGTTGCTCGTCTGGAGGCTTCAAATTTAGCAGAGATGACAGGCTACACGGGAACCCCCGGATACATGGCCCCTGAG GTCTTGGAATGTAAACCCTACAACAGAAAATGCGACGTTTATAGCTTCGGGATTTGCTTGTGGGAGATGTATTGCTGCGATATGCCCTACCCTAACATCACATTCTCCGAATTGACTTCCGCTGTTGTTTATAAA AATTTGAGGCCAGAGATACCCAAGCAATGCCCAAGCTCTCTAGCCAAAGTGATGAAACAGTGCTGGGATGGAGAACCCAAGAGAAGGCCAGAAATGGAGGAGGTTGTTTCCATGCTAGAGGCAATTAACACGTCAAACAGTGCTCCTTCGGGTTGCTTTAGCTTCTTCGGCTCAAGACGCTAA
- the LOC18790437 gene encoding ubiquitin-like-specific protease 1D yields MEEEKGKKGGIDIDWNNVLDSRDDHCDPLERVAVPEPKPKTSTADEPPKQSGMGDDQQRDRLYEDMPDSELDDSIRRNKLTQQKMAHRLPDKGEKLQIALKRMVDEWERRRKLRREGTGTGKWEKPTQAVISRNIGASIGSSEEASFVSLFKRKLEENSDSRTASEYHGESSLHPCNRQNMKNNGELLQKEGHKGRSSSRFLRHQCPNNFYHKRDKCSLSNGDHKGMDSSPYPLHHCGENMSSCATRNDASQVNDLRPRKAQNIVVVDDEESQSMDTTEEAEELPECMKETKIYYPSRRDPESVEICYGDIKCLDPGCYLTSTIMNFYIRYLQQQASSKDRGIFDCHFFNTFFYEKLKEAVAYKGNDKDKLFGKFRRWWKGVNIFQKAYLLIPIHEDVHWSLVIICIPDKEEESGPIVLHLDSLGVHSPRSVFQNIKSYLKEEWNYLDQEVAVSDIPISDSIWNQLPNKIEEKKLAVPQQRNEYDCGLFVLFFMERFIEEAPQRLQRKNLAMFGKRWFKPEEASSLRMKIRKLLIQEFRDAHQVNCSKESSPQSGASEE; encoded by the exons ATGGAAGAAGAGAAGGGTAAGAAGGGGGGGATTGATATTGACTGGAACAACGTCTTGGACTCTCGCGATGACCATTGCGACCCACTGGAGAGAGTGGCCGTGCCGGAGCCCAAGCCAAAGACCTCCACTGCCGACGAGCCACCTAAGCAGTCTGGAATGGGTGACGATCAGCAGCGAGATCGTTTATACGAGGACATGCCCGATTCCGAGCTCGATGATTCGATTCGTCGGAACAAGCTTACTCAGCAGAAGATGGCCCACAGATTGCCTGACAAAGGCGAAAAGCTCCAAATTGCTCTTAAGCGAATGGTGGACGAATGGGAGCGACGAAGGAAACTAAGACGGGAGGGGACG GGTACTGGTAAGTGGGAGAAGCCCACACAAGCCGTGATCTCTAGAAATATAG GTGCTTCTATTGGCTCCAGCGAGGAGGCTTCATTCGTTTCCCTTTTTAAACGAAAGCTGGAAGAAAAT TCAGATTCTAGGACAGCCAGTGAATATCATGGAGAATCATCTTTACATCCCTGTAACCGGCAGAACATGAAAAACAATGGAGAGTTATTGCAAAAGGAAGGACATAAAGGTCGTTCTTCATCAAGATTTTTGCGTCATCAATGCCCTAACAATTTCTATCATAAAAGAGATAAATGCTCTCTTTCAAATGGTGATCATAAAGGCATGGATTCTTCCCCTTATCCACTTCACCATTGTGGGGAGAACATGTCTAGTTGTGCCACAAG GAATGATGCTTCTCAAGTAAATGATTTGAGGCCTAGGAAG GCTCAGAACATTGTTGTTGTGGATGACGAGGAATCTCAGTCTATGGACACGACAGAGGAAGCAGAAGAACTTCCTGAATG CATGAAAGAGACTAAGATCTACTACCCATCAAG aaGAGATCCAGAATCTGTAGAAATTTGTTATGGTGACATCAAGTGCCTTGATCCTGGATGCTACTTGACATCGACTATTATGAACTTCTACATCCG ATATCTACAGCAACAAGCATCCTCAAAGGACAGGGGAATATTCGACTGCCATTTCTTTAATACATTTTTTTACGAGAAGCTCAAAGAGGCTGTCGCATATAAG GGGAACGACAAGGATAAACTTTTTGGTAAGTTTAGAAGGTGGTGGAAGGGTGTTAATATATTCCAGAAGGCATATTTACTTATTCCGATTCATGAAGA TGTACATTGGAGTCTAGTGATTATTTGTATTCCTGACAAGGAAGAAGAATCTGGACCAATTGTACTTCATTTAGATTCCTTAGGAGTTCATTCTCCCAGATcagtttttcaaaatattaaaag CTATTTGAAAGAAGAATGGAACTATTTGGATCAAGAAGTCGCCGTTTCAGATATTCCTATTTCAGACAGTATATGGAACCAACTTCCcaataaaattgaagagaaaaaactTGCG GTCCCCCAGCAGAGAAATGAGTATGATTGTGGTCTCTTTGTACTTTTCTTCATGGAGCGATTCATTGAAGAGGCTCCTCAAAGGCTGCAAAGGAAAAATTTAGCAATG TTTGGCAAGCGGTGGTTCAAACCTGAAGAGGCTTCGAGTTTGAGAATGAAAATCCGGAAGCTACTCATACAAGAATTTCGAGATGCACATCAGGTTAATTGCTCTAAAGAATCTTCTCCACAGTCTGGTGCTTCTGAAGAATGA